In one Nocardia tengchongensis genomic region, the following are encoded:
- a CDS encoding enoyl-CoA hydratase/isomerase family protein — protein MTDSKPTRLERIVTDGGAAAAILTIDNPPLNLFDKALMDTLATDLEELSANPPRALLIRADGKLVSGGVDVHVFDGLSEQEGAQLWQALFARIIHPLEALPCPVIFAAHSLTLTAAFEMSLACDIILAAPKAKFGLVETVVGLTPSMGGPQRLAERAGSGRAREFVMTGDTYSAATMAEWGVVNAVHEDVDTAARALLARLADGPTRAHAATKAIIEAWRSGGVAHADSVTPEVSGQLFGTADLKGAVRSFLEVGPGKATYTGK, from the coding sequence ATGACTGACTCGAAGCCCACCCGCCTGGAGCGCATCGTCACCGACGGCGGCGCGGCCGCGGCGATCCTCACCATCGACAATCCGCCGCTGAACCTCTTCGACAAGGCGCTGATGGACACCCTCGCGACGGATCTCGAGGAGCTGTCGGCGAATCCGCCCCGCGCGCTGCTGATCCGCGCCGACGGCAAGCTGGTGTCCGGCGGCGTCGACGTGCACGTCTTCGACGGGCTGTCGGAGCAGGAGGGTGCCCAGCTGTGGCAGGCCCTGTTCGCGCGGATCATCCATCCGCTCGAGGCGCTGCCCTGCCCGGTCATCTTCGCCGCGCACTCGCTGACCCTGACCGCGGCCTTCGAGATGTCGCTGGCCTGCGACATCATCCTGGCCGCGCCGAAGGCCAAGTTCGGTCTGGTGGAGACCGTGGTCGGCCTGACCCCGTCGATGGGCGGCCCGCAGCGGCTGGCCGAGCGCGCCGGTTCCGGTCGGGCCCGCGAGTTCGTGATGACCGGTGACACCTACAGCGCCGCCACCATGGCCGAGTGGGGCGTGGTCAATGCCGTGCACGAGGACGTGGACACCGCCGCCCGCGCGCTGCTGGCCCGCCTCGCCGACGGTCCGACCCGCGCGCACGCGGCCACCAAGGCGATCATCGAGGCCTGGCGTTCCGGTGGTGTGGCGCACGCGGATTCGGTGACCCCGGAGGTGTCCGGGCAACTTTTCGGCACCGCGGACCTGAAGGGCGCGGTGCGCAGCTTCCTGGAGGTCGGGCCCGGCAAGGCCACGTACACGGGCAAGTAG
- a CDS encoding class I adenylate-forming enzyme family protein: MSQLLVEYPHTRNGWCDNPLARAADGILRYGNLTPALTELLDIQVHNFAGREAVVEIGGPRLTYRELWYSASRIAGGLQEHGIGYGDRVAVRMPVGVRWVQAFLGALLSGAVPVLVHDGLPDALADRVIHDASADFVLDGGGRAAGFGEALPDAAAFIDDGASLGELALLSYTSPGSDTAPRGVELTNENLLSAIWSVVGALDLPTDGLRNLVLLPLAHASGCVDQLLPTFAVGGTVVLTPDRSLVPQALVAERIDMVAATPSIFAGMLPGLAGLRVEQVRQVCSAGHRAELAAATACGSVADTLREVFPAARQWSVWGATETSGIGLARDDTALGCDDHAATLGFAFGGTEVALWGPRADAGHGELLCRGPNVSPRYWNDPQTTESRFTGPWFHTGNQVSIDDDGLVRRVS, translated from the coding sequence ATGTCGCAGTTACTCGTGGAATACCCGCACACCCGAAACGGCTGGTGCGACAACCCGCTTGCGCGCGCAGCCGACGGCATCCTGCGTTACGGGAACCTGACGCCCGCACTGACCGAGCTACTCGACATCCAGGTGCACAATTTCGCCGGCCGTGAGGCCGTGGTCGAGATCGGCGGCCCCCGGCTCACCTACCGCGAGCTCTGGTACTCGGCCTCCCGCATCGCCGGCGGCCTGCAGGAGCACGGGATCGGCTACGGCGACCGGGTCGCGGTCCGCATGCCGGTCGGGGTGCGCTGGGTCCAGGCGTTCCTGGGCGCGCTGCTCTCCGGCGCGGTGCCGGTCCTGGTCCACGACGGCCTCCCGGATGCGCTCGCCGACCGCGTGATTCACGACGCCAGCGCCGACTTCGTGCTGGACGGCGGCGGGCGCGCGGCCGGCTTCGGCGAGGCGCTGCCCGACGCCGCCGCCTTCATCGACGACGGCGCGTCCCTGGGCGAGCTCGCGCTGCTCTCCTACACCAGCCCGGGCTCGGACACCGCTCCGCGCGGGGTGGAGCTGACCAACGAGAACCTGCTCTCCGCGATCTGGTCCGTGGTCGGCGCGCTGGACCTGCCCACCGACGGCCTGCGCAACCTCGTGCTGCTGCCGCTCGCGCACGCCAGCGGCTGCGTGGATCAACTGCTGCCGACCTTCGCGGTCGGCGGCACCGTGGTGCTCACCCCGGACCGGTCTCTGGTTCCGCAGGCGCTGGTCGCCGAACGCATCGACATGGTCGCCGCGACCCCCAGCATCTTCGCCGGAATGCTGCCCGGCCTGGCCGGACTGCGGGTGGAGCAGGTGCGGCAGGTGTGCAGCGCCGGCCACCGCGCCGAACTGGCCGCCGCCACCGCCTGCGGATCGGTCGCCGACACCCTGCGCGAGGTCTTCCCGGCCGCCCGGCAGTGGTCGGTGTGGGGCGCGACCGAGACCTCCGGCATCGGCCTGGCCCGCGACGACACCGCCCTGGGTTGCGACGACCACGCCGCCACCCTCGGATTCGCTTTCGGTGGGACCGAAGTCGCGCTCTGGGGCCCGCGCGCGGACGCCGGGCACGGCGAACTGCTGTGCCGCGGCCCGAATGTGAGCCCGCGGTACTGGAACGATCCGCAGACCACCGAGTCGCGGTTCACCGGTCCCTGGTTCCACACCGGAAACCAGGTCAGCATCGACGACGACGGCCTGGTGCGCCGGGTTAGCTGA
- a CDS encoding tyrosine-protein phosphatase yields MTSAQRDQFLISGTFNFRDLGGARTVGGSTVREGVLLRSAQLSRIDDGGLATLGTLGVTDIHDLRGHAEIEYIGHDVVPEGVRLQVTPFDSRMGQTPPHEARDQATAQAHMLEVYRQFPALPEAHVAIKALADSVLTGTALVHCAAGKDRTGWAVATLLRAVGVTEDDVYADYLLSNAAVPTLRSFMSAESNDEVSDDLLGVRTEYLDSATTSMHALYGGLAGYLTEIGITVEVRDALHARLLG; encoded by the coding sequence GTGACCTCTGCGCAGCGCGACCAGTTCCTGATCTCCGGCACCTTCAACTTCCGCGATCTGGGCGGGGCCCGGACCGTCGGCGGCTCCACTGTCCGCGAAGGCGTGCTGCTGCGGTCCGCGCAGCTCAGCCGCATCGACGACGGCGGACTCGCCACCCTGGGCACGCTCGGCGTCACCGATATCCACGACCTGCGCGGACACGCCGAGATCGAGTACATCGGCCACGACGTGGTCCCCGAGGGCGTGCGCCTGCAGGTCACCCCCTTCGACTCCCGCATGGGCCAGACGCCGCCGCACGAGGCCCGCGACCAGGCCACCGCCCAGGCCCACATGCTCGAGGTGTACCGGCAGTTCCCGGCCCTGCCCGAGGCGCATGTCGCCATCAAGGCGCTGGCCGACTCGGTGCTGACCGGCACCGCGCTGGTGCACTGCGCGGCCGGCAAGGACCGCACCGGCTGGGCCGTGGCCACGCTGCTGCGCGCGGTCGGGGTCACCGAGGACGACGTGTACGCCGACTACCTGCTCAGCAATGCCGCGGTGCCCACCCTGCGCTCCTTCATGAGCGCCGAGTCCAACGACGAGGTCTCCGACGACCTGCTAGGCGTGCGCACCGAATACCTGGACTCCGCCACCACCTCGATGCACGCGCTCTACGGCGGCCTCGCCGGCTACCTCACCGAGATCGGCATCACCGTCGAGGTCCGCGACGCCCTGCACGCCCGCCTGCTGGGCTGA
- a CDS encoding TetR family transcriptional regulator, whose product MSASKEITQVGLRPAMTEAIETAAGSLDFSGNRALRVLLHAGVSTLWPMLKSSPDRQLRAYESTLAVLRRRWENQSSCVPDPVATAMFRELDADVTDFLDLCARRSGTQWLEPVDAIAAYLLAVIQGMVLRWLADCDDEISLVVLDDLVSYLSTKAVDL is encoded by the coding sequence TTGAGCGCAAGTAAAGAAATCACCCAGGTCGGACTTCGTCCGGCCATGACCGAGGCCATCGAGACCGCGGCCGGGTCGCTCGATTTCAGCGGTAATCGCGCCCTTCGTGTCCTGCTGCACGCGGGCGTCAGCACGCTGTGGCCGATGTTGAAGTCCTCGCCGGACCGGCAGTTGCGGGCCTACGAGTCCACGCTGGCGGTGCTGCGCCGGCGCTGGGAGAACCAGTCGAGCTGTGTGCCGGACCCGGTCGCCACGGCCATGTTCCGGGAACTGGACGCCGACGTCACCGATTTCCTGGACCTGTGCGCCCGCCGCTCGGGCACCCAGTGGCTGGAACCGGTCGACGCCATCGCCGCCTACCTGCTGGCCGTCATCCAGGGCATGGTGCTGCGCTGGCTGGCCGACTGCGATGACGAGATCTCGCTGGTGGTGCTCGACGACCTGGTGTCCTACCTGTCGACCAAGGCCGTCGACCTCTGA
- a CDS encoding amino acid deaminase/aldolase: protein MTDTSPISGLHAATADLEPPLAAVDLTALRANAADLVRRARGVPIRVASKSVRCRAVLEEVLGDKLTAAGGFAGIMGYSLREAIWLVREGARDVLLGYPTADRHALADLAADPLLLDSITLMVDDTDQLDFIRAAVGSEKIAPRVCLDVDASLRIGPLHLGVRRSPIRTPDQASRLAAETRSRGFRLVGVMTYEAQIAGLPDTNPAVRLVKWASAAEIGKRRRQVLDAVRATAGELELVNSGGTGSIEVSITDPDVTEVTAGSGLYLPTLFDGYRNLAPRPSMYFAAPVLRRPAPGIATVYSGGYIASGPAGASRVPKPVWPLGLKLIGTEGAGEVQTPLTGADGLRIGDRVWFRHAKAGELCERFNEVHLVDADGGRTTVPTYRGEGHNFG, encoded by the coding sequence GTGACCGATACGTCGCCGATCAGCGGGCTGCATGCGGCCACCGCCGACCTGGAACCCCCGCTGGCCGCGGTCGACCTCACCGCCCTCCGCGCCAATGCCGCCGACCTGGTGCGCCGCGCCCGCGGCGTGCCGATCCGGGTGGCCAGCAAATCCGTACGCTGCCGCGCCGTGCTCGAAGAAGTGCTGGGCGACAAGCTCACCGCCGCCGGCGGTTTCGCCGGCATCATGGGTTACTCACTGCGCGAAGCGATCTGGCTGGTCCGCGAGGGTGCGCGCGACGTCCTGCTCGGCTATCCCACCGCCGACCGGCACGCGCTGGCTGACCTCGCCGCCGATCCGCTGCTGCTCGACTCCATCACCCTCATGGTCGACGACACCGACCAGCTCGACTTCATCCGCGCCGCCGTCGGTAGCGAAAAGATCGCTCCTCGTGTGTGTCTGGATGTCGACGCCTCCCTGCGCATCGGCCCGCTGCACCTGGGTGTGCGCCGCTCGCCGATCCGCACCCCCGACCAGGCCTCCCGGCTGGCCGCCGAAACCCGTTCCCGCGGTTTCCGGCTCGTCGGCGTGATGACCTACGAGGCCCAGATCGCGGGCCTGCCCGACACCAATCCCGCTGTGCGCCTGGTCAAGTGGGCCTCGGCGGCGGAGATCGGCAAGCGGCGCCGCCAGGTGCTGGACGCGGTCCGGGCCACGGCCGGGGAACTGGAGCTGGTCAACAGCGGCGGCACCGGATCCATCGAGGTCAGCATCACCGACCCGGATGTCACCGAGGTGACCGCCGGTTCGGGCCTGTATCTGCCAACCCTGTTCGACGGCTACCGCAATCTCGCGCCGCGCCCGTCCATGTACTTCGCCGCGCCGGTGCTGCGCCGGCCCGCGCCCGGCATCGCCACCGTGTACTCCGGCGGCTACATCGCCTCCGGCCCGGCGGGCGCGTCCCGGGTGCCGAAACCGGTGTGGCCCTTGGGTTTGAAGCTGATCGGCACCGAGGGCGCGGGCGAGGTGCAGACTCCGCTGACCGGCGCCGACGGCCTGCGGATCGGGGATCGCGTGTGGTTCCGGCACGCCAAGGCGGGCGAGCTGTGCGAGCGTTTCAACGAGGTCCACCTCGTCGACGCCGACGGCGGCCGCACCACCGTGCCGACGTACCGCGGCGAGGGCCACAACTTCGGCTGA
- a CDS encoding bifunctional RecB family nuclease/DEAD/DEAH box helicase, giving the protein MLFGDRVVCSTGDLVAAARCEFALLRALDAELGLVTPAEFPSRAALPRTLDPAVEHRLADLRDRHGNAVTRIRLSRAAAAALGVATLTPADADPLAGLPDEHPCALRRDTPAATGEDTQEQALAELREAHEQTASALRGAAEAVAGAVLFDGDFVARCDFLVRDHAPEGHDYIVTGIAGRRGGVPTLLGLAAAAEALRCNGFRAATHAIVWEDGVAVTHPLADMAVVYQARRARLNLIVDTKLGELLPVQWGDRRFLACGHCPTCTAELEARRDLLLVAGMRPATRAHLRDAGITTLDRLAVADAAVTGIPAATLTTLRRQAEVQILRERTGRPVHGLIDPAALAALAAPAPGDLFVSVTTPQPHDTAGPPRPRSGIACTTGDLVVHIGFPGTFERPESPARPTTGDGSGDEIRPLSPSFGPRNLDATNLTTATELAAGSESRAVQQFAGAPEHPVTPGSEPYDCGASGLTPEATGQLTEPSGRGAVVTAERGPMPGVSTIELGFVPAPATPKPERSFVIRAPERDGRGTLTQRRDDADELLEFLMERQREYPHLRIHHYRGDLREVLNAVGERDSEGEDVVAELLPALVDLYPVVRAALVVGERSYDLHQLPPNQEESGHGAEAVLRLRDWLLELAAEHAVPPSRRWTYDYTETGPDDVEAALREFAESAGEERGAAQEAAGLTAAALGYHRRERRPLRWAHDDRLDHPVDEWADTAGVLVADSGSVDTDWHRTGQRPMRRYLTLTGRLGTGNAPPPGTPVLTLYDRPAPGMAVTPGLRATAHATVLGCALDSTFEDVVRVVEILPEGCAPYDELPAAIAPCPPGHDARLAEALEDTAHQLLVTLPQVPETAVFDILSRRPPRLRTGAALPEVFGDHAAAVTAAVLDLADSYAAVQGPPGTGKTATTARAVERLVTRYRWRVGVVARSHRAVEHLLDAVVEVGVLPELVAKADSRAVAPEWLPIEASRYPRFLDNAVNGCVVGGLSGDFTDPERIARGSLDLLVIVDAGRFPLAEAVAAAVCARNLLLVGDPAPPAGHGTHPEPIAESVLGRLLGPHRTLPAAYGYFLDRTWRMHPRVSGPVSRLRYDNRLRSNETVTLARELDGIPPGVRTVAVEHHGNGTESAEEAREIVRQVRTLLGLPWHTGAVTRRLHPHDILVVAPYHAQVARIRTLLSRAKIEDVLVGTPDHFQGREAAVVLVSMTTSAPEDAPHGIGSLLSRHWLTSAISRAMWSAIIVRSPLLTEFLPATSAELSDLAAVLQLDRV; this is encoded by the coding sequence ATGTTGTTCGGTGATCGTGTCGTGTGCAGCACCGGAGACCTGGTGGCGGCGGCGCGTTGTGAGTTCGCGCTGCTGCGCGCGCTCGATGCCGAACTGGGTCTGGTGACCCCGGCCGAGTTCCCGTCGCGCGCCGCGCTGCCGCGCACCCTCGACCCGGCCGTCGAACATCGCCTCGCCGATCTGCGCGACCGCCACGGCAACGCCGTGACCCGCATCCGCCTATCCCGGGCCGCCGCGGCCGCCCTCGGCGTGGCCACCCTCACGCCGGCCGACGCCGACCCGCTCGCGGGCCTCCCCGACGAGCATCCGTGCGCGCTGCGCCGCGACACCCCGGCGGCCACCGGCGAGGACACCCAGGAACAGGCGCTGGCCGAACTGCGCGAGGCGCACGAACAGACCGCGTCGGCCCTGCGCGGCGCGGCCGAGGCGGTCGCGGGGGCCGTGCTGTTCGACGGCGACTTCGTGGCGCGCTGCGATTTCCTGGTGCGCGATCACGCACCCGAAGGCCACGACTACATCGTGACCGGAATCGCCGGGCGGCGGGGCGGGGTGCCGACGCTGCTCGGGCTGGCCGCCGCCGCGGAGGCGCTGCGGTGCAACGGTTTCCGGGCCGCGACGCATGCGATCGTGTGGGAGGACGGGGTGGCGGTGACCCACCCGCTCGCCGACATGGCGGTCGTCTACCAGGCGCGGCGGGCGCGACTGAACCTCATCGTGGACACCAAACTCGGAGAGCTACTCCCCGTGCAGTGGGGGGATCGGCGCTTCCTGGCCTGCGGCCACTGCCCCACCTGCACGGCCGAACTGGAAGCCCGCCGGGACCTGCTCCTGGTGGCGGGCATGCGCCCGGCCACCCGCGCCCATCTGCGCGACGCCGGCATCACCACCCTGGACCGGCTCGCCGTGGCCGACGCCGCCGTCACCGGCATCCCGGCCGCCACCCTCACCACGCTGCGCCGCCAGGCCGAGGTCCAGATCCTGCGCGAACGCACCGGCCGCCCGGTGCACGGCCTCATCGACCCGGCCGCCCTCGCCGCCCTCGCCGCCCCCGCCCCCGGCGACCTGTTCGTCAGCGTCACCACCCCGCAGCCGCACGACACCGCCGGGCCGCCCCGACCACGGTCCGGAATCGCCTGCACCACCGGCGATCTGGTGGTGCACATCGGTTTCCCCGGAACATTCGAACGACCCGAATCCCCCGCCCGTCCGACGACCGGGGATGGCTCCGGCGACGAGATCCGGCCGCTGTCACCGAGTTTCGGCCCGAGGAACCTCGACGCCACGAATCTCACGACGGCCACCGAACTCGCGGCCGGCTCGGAATCCCGTGCGGTGCAGCAGTTCGCGGGCGCACCGGAACATCCGGTGACCCCCGGCTCGGAGCCGTACGACTGCGGCGCATCGGGCCTCACGCCCGAAGCCACCGGACAGTTGACCGAGCCGAGCGGCCGGGGCGCGGTGGTCACCGCCGAGCGGGGGCCGATGCCCGGGGTCAGCACCATCGAGCTGGGGTTCGTGCCCGCGCCCGCGACGCCGAAACCGGAGCGCAGCTTCGTGATCCGGGCCCCGGAGCGCGACGGCCGGGGGACGCTCACCCAGCGGCGCGACGACGCCGACGAACTGCTGGAGTTCCTGATGGAGCGGCAGCGGGAGTATCCGCACCTGCGGATCCACCATTATCGCGGGGATCTGCGCGAGGTGCTCAATGCCGTCGGCGAGCGCGACTCCGAGGGCGAGGACGTGGTGGCGGAACTGCTGCCCGCACTGGTCGACCTGTACCCGGTGGTGCGGGCCGCGCTGGTCGTCGGCGAGCGTTCCTACGATCTGCATCAGCTGCCGCCCAATCAGGAGGAGAGCGGGCACGGCGCCGAAGCCGTCCTGCGGCTACGGGATTGGCTGCTGGAACTGGCCGCCGAACACGCAGTCCCGCCGAGCCGGCGATGGACCTACGACTACACCGAGACCGGGCCCGACGACGTCGAGGCCGCGCTGCGGGAATTCGCCGAGAGCGCGGGCGAGGAACGGGGCGCGGCACAGGAGGCGGCGGGACTCACCGCGGCCGCGCTCGGCTACCACCGGCGCGAACGACGGCCGCTGCGGTGGGCGCACGACGACCGCCTCGACCATCCGGTCGACGAATGGGCCGACACCGCGGGCGTTCTCGTCGCCGACTCCGGTTCGGTGGACACCGACTGGCACCGCACCGGCCAGCGGCCCATGCGGCGCTACTTGACCCTCACCGGACGCCTCGGCACCGGCAACGCGCCGCCGCCCGGCACGCCCGTGCTCACCCTCTACGACCGTCCCGCGCCCGGCATGGCCGTCACCCCCGGGCTGCGCGCCACGGCCCACGCCACCGTGCTCGGCTGCGCCCTGGACAGCACGTTCGAGGACGTGGTGCGGGTGGTCGAGATCCTGCCGGAGGGCTGCGCGCCCTACGACGAACTGCCGGCCGCCATCGCGCCCTGCCCGCCCGGCCACGACGCGCGCCTCGCGGAAGCCTTGGAGGACACCGCACATCAGCTTTTGGTGACGTTGCCGCAGGTGCCCGAGACCGCCGTCTTCGACATCCTGTCCCGCCGCCCGCCCCGGCTGCGCACCGGCGCGGCGCTGCCGGAGGTGTTCGGCGATCACGCCGCCGCCGTCACCGCGGCCGTGCTCGACCTCGCCGATTCCTATGCGGCCGTGCAGGGTCCACCCGGCACCGGCAAGACCGCCACCACCGCGCGCGCCGTGGAACGACTGGTGACCCGCTACCGGTGGCGGGTCGGGGTGGTGGCGCGCTCGCACCGGGCGGTCGAGCATCTGCTCGACGCGGTCGTCGAGGTGGGCGTGCTCCCGGAACTGGTGGCCAAGGCCGACAGCCGGGCGGTCGCGCCGGAATGGCTGCCCATCGAGGCGTCGCGCTATCCGCGGTTCCTGGACAATGCCGTCAACGGCTGCGTGGTGGGCGGACTCTCGGGCGACTTCACCGATCCCGAACGCATCGCGCGCGGCAGCCTGGACCTGCTGGTCATCGTGGACGCCGGGCGGTTCCCGCTGGCCGAGGCGGTCGCGGCGGCGGTGTGCGCGCGCAACCTGCTGCTGGTCGGCGACCCCGCGCCGCCCGCCGGGCACGGCACCCATCCCGAACCCATCGCCGAATCCGTGCTGGGCCGCCTGCTCGGGCCGCACCGCACGCTGCCCGCCGCCTACGGCTATTTCCTGGACCGGACCTGGCGCATGCATCCGCGGGTCAGTGGACCGGTGTCGCGACTGCGCTACGACAACCGGCTGCGCTCCAACGAAACCGTCACGCTCGCACGCGAACTCGACGGGATCCCGCCCGGCGTGCGCACCGTCGCGGTGGAGCACCACGGCAACGGCACCGAATCCGCCGAGGAGGCCCGCGAGATCGTGCGGCAGGTGCGCACGCTGCTCGGATTGCCCTGGCACACCGGCGCCGTCACCCGCCGCCTGCACCCGCACGACATTCTGGTGGTGGCCCCGTACCACGCGCAGGTGGCGCGCATCCGAACCCTGTTGTCCCGGGCCAAGATCGAGGACGTGCTGGTCGGCACGCCCGATCACTTCCAGGGGCGGGAGGCCGCGGTGGTGCTGGTCTCGATGACCACCTCCGCGCCCGAGGACGCGCCGCACGGCATCGGGTCGCTGCTGTCGCGGCACTGGCTGACCAGCGCGATCTCGCGGGCCATGTGGTCGGCGATCATCGTGCGCTCGCCGCTGCTGACCGAATTCCTCCCGGCCACCTCGGCCGAGCTGTCGGATCTGGCCGCGGTGCTCCAGCTCGACCGGGTCTGA
- a CDS encoding alpha/beta hydrolase — translation MLYLAGARGRLHYRRWQLDHAQAVLALLPGIGQHSAHYHRFARALAAHGIELWALDTSGHGLSEGDPERPGNIHELAADARMFLDQVHERSDSTPFLMGHSLGAATALAVLRDAEPGDFSGLVLSGTPKAVLEGRSPKSARGRAQPVSRASAAVARSRAAAATESESDWPGPRLPEGLPVLIMHGADDRRAPIEPVRAWSDQVGARFLTYPDTGHDLLHEPAHAAVTAEVVDFVQVRSLV, via the coding sequence ATGCTTTACCTCGCGGGCGCTCGCGGCCGCCTTCACTACCGACGGTGGCAGCTCGACCATGCGCAGGCCGTCCTGGCTCTGCTGCCCGGGATCGGCCAGCACAGCGCGCACTACCATCGGTTTGCCCGGGCGCTGGCCGCCCACGGAATCGAACTCTGGGCCCTGGACACCTCCGGGCACGGTCTCAGCGAAGGAGACCCGGAGCGTCCCGGCAACATTCACGAACTGGCCGCCGACGCGCGCATGTTCCTGGATCAGGTGCACGAACGCTCCGACTCCACGCCGTTCCTGATGGGGCACTCGCTCGGCGCGGCCACCGCGCTGGCGGTGCTGCGGGACGCGGAACCGGGGGATTTCTCCGGTCTCGTCCTGTCGGGGACGCCCAAGGCCGTGCTGGAGGGCAGGTCACCCAAGTCCGCCCGCGGCCGGGCCCAACCCGTTTCGCGCGCGAGTGCCGCCGTGGCCCGTTCGCGCGCGGCGGCGGCGACCGAGAGCGAATCGGACTGGCCGGGTCCCCGGCTGCCCGAGGGCCTGCCGGTGCTGATCATGCACGGCGCCGACGATCGGCGCGCGCCGATCGAACCGGTCCGGGCCTGGTCCGATCAGGTCGGTGCGCGGTTCCTCACCTACCCCGACACCGGCCACGATCTGCTGCACGAGCCCGCGCACGCGGCGGTCACCGCCGAGGTGGTCGATTTCGTGCAGGTCCGCTCGCTGGTCTGA
- a CDS encoding phosphoribosyltransferase, translating into MYTDRWAAGRALGGVLGHLRAADPLVLGLPRGGVPVAAAVRAEIGGDLDVLLVRKLGVPWQPELAMGAIGEDDVRVLNHDIMRHTGVTPEQIADIEVLERAELERRRQVLRAGQPIALEDRTVVIVDDGMATGATVAAGCAIARLHAPRRVVVAVPVSSIEALHRIQAVADEVVCPLVPRNLGGVGGAYRDFHQLTDAEVVALLRPTTVRDPDE; encoded by the coding sequence ATGTACACAGATCGGTGGGCTGCCGGGCGCGCGCTGGGTGGGGTGCTCGGGCACCTGCGCGCGGCGGATCCGCTGGTGCTGGGACTGCCCCGGGGCGGCGTGCCGGTCGCGGCGGCGGTGCGGGCGGAGATCGGCGGGGACCTCGATGTGCTGCTGGTGCGCAAGCTGGGCGTGCCGTGGCAGCCGGAGCTGGCCATGGGGGCCATCGGGGAAGACGACGTCCGGGTCCTCAATCACGACATCATGCGGCACACCGGGGTGACGCCCGAGCAGATCGCCGACATCGAGGTGCTCGAACGGGCCGAGCTGGAACGCCGGCGGCAGGTGCTGCGGGCCGGACAGCCGATCGCCCTCGAGGACCGGACCGTGGTGATCGTCGACGACGGCATGGCCACCGGCGCGACCGTGGCCGCCGGGTGCGCGATCGCGCGATTGCACGCACCCCGGCGGGTGGTGGTGGCGGTGCCGGTGTCCTCGATCGAAGCGCTGCACCGGATCCAGGCCGTCGCCGACGAGGTGGTGTGCCCGCTGGTGCCGCGCAACCTCGGCGGGGTGGGCGGCGCCTATCGCGACTTCCACCAACTCACCGACGCGGAAGTGGTGGCGCTGCTGCGACCCACCACTGTCCGCGACCCGGACGAGTGA
- a CDS encoding carbon-nitrogen hydrolase family protein: MDVAVVQFDPYTDTVANLTALRAEVKAASELGAKVVVAPEYSMFATKRLDERVLAAAEPLTGPFVTGLRGLAAEFGVHVVAGVVESGGPDQPAGHVYNTLVAASPDAEFAAVYRKVHLYDAFGSRESDLLIPGPLDQSQTFTVDGVVFGLQTCFDLRFPEGIRRLAAAGAHALLLPAQWIPGPGKVDQWTTLLRARAIENTMYVAAADQAAPRGSGTSMIISPTGAVLAELGDQPGIATARVDLDQLHEVRATNPSLALRRYTIGGE; this comes from the coding sequence GTGGACGTGGCCGTCGTGCAGTTCGATCCCTACACCGACACCGTGGCCAATCTCACCGCCTTGCGTGCCGAGGTCAAAGCGGCCAGCGAACTCGGAGCGAAGGTGGTGGTCGCACCCGAGTACTCGATGTTCGCCACCAAGCGCCTGGACGAGCGGGTGCTGGCCGCCGCGGAACCGCTCACCGGACCGTTCGTCACCGGATTGCGTGGCCTGGCAGCCGAATTCGGCGTGCACGTGGTCGCCGGGGTGGTCGAATCCGGGGGTCCGGACCAGCCCGCCGGGCACGTCTACAACACCCTCGTAGCGGCCTCCCCCGACGCGGAATTCGCCGCGGTGTACCGAAAAGTTCATCTCTACGACGCTTTCGGTTCACGCGAATCCGACCTTCTGATTCCCGGCCCGCTCGACCAGTCCCAGACCTTCACCGTCGACGGCGTCGTGTTCGGCCTGCAGACCTGTTTCGACCTGCGATTCCCCGAAGGAATTCGCCGCCTGGCCGCCGCCGGCGCGCACGCCCTGCTGCTGCCCGCCCAGTGGATTCCCGGCCCCGGCAAGGTGGATCAGTGGACCACGCTGCTGCGCGCCCGGGCCATCGAGAACACCATGTACGTGGCCGCCGCCGACCAGGCCGCGCCCCGCGGCTCGGGCACCTCGATGATCATCTCCCCCACCGGCGCGGTGCTGGCCGAACTCGGCGACCAGCCGGGCATCGCCACCGCCCGCGTCGACCTGGACCAACTGCACGAGGTTCGGGCCACCAATCCCAGCCTGGCGCTGCGCCGATACACCATCGGCGGAGAATGA